The proteins below come from a single Mucilaginibacter mali genomic window:
- the dapB gene encoding 4-hydroxy-tetrahydrodipicolinate reductase yields the protein MKIAILGYGKMGKIIEKIATDRKHEIVLKIDVTNQDELTTENLQKADVAIEFSTPGTVLDHIDACFKAKVPVIVGTTGWYGHLQRLKDECEQNGTTMLYASNFSVGVNIFFHINKMLAKLMNNYPYYDVQVEEIHHTQKLDSPSGTAITIAEGIVDELDNKKEWVNILSTDGTEGLADTIKADQLLIESFRIENVPGTHTVVYDSEVDSIEFKHTAHNRNGFALGAVLAAEWVQGKKGFYSAKDMFNFSL from the coding sequence ATGAAGATCGCTATATTAGGTTACGGAAAAATGGGCAAGATCATTGAGAAGATCGCCACCGACCGTAAACACGAAATTGTTTTAAAAATAGACGTTACCAACCAGGACGAACTGACCACCGAAAACCTGCAAAAGGCCGACGTGGCTATCGAGTTTAGTACCCCGGGTACCGTATTAGATCATATCGATGCCTGCTTTAAAGCCAAAGTGCCGGTGATTGTGGGCACCACAGGCTGGTATGGCCACCTGCAACGCCTTAAAGACGAATGCGAGCAAAATGGCACTACTATGCTTTACGCTTCAAACTTTAGCGTTGGCGTAAACATATTCTTCCATATCAATAAAATGCTGGCTAAGTTGATGAACAACTACCCTTATTATGATGTGCAGGTAGAAGAAATTCATCATACCCAAAAGCTTGATTCGCCCAGCGGCACAGCCATTACCATTGCCGAAGGCATTGTTGATGAACTGGATAACAAAAAGGAATGGGTGAACATTCTGAGTACCGATGGCACCGAAGGTTTGGCAGACACTATCAAAGCAGATCAGTTACTGATCGAATCCTTCCGCATAGAAAATGTACCCGGTACCCATACCGTGGTATACGATAGCGAGGTGGACAGCATTGAGTTTAAGCATACCGCGCATAACCGCAATGGCTTTGCCCTCGGCGCCGTTTTGGCTGCTGAATGGGTACAAGGTAAAAAAGGATTTTATTCGGCCAAAGATATGTTTAACTTTAGCCTGTAA
- the lepB gene encoding signal peptidase I: MNVVEIVIFVALYYILPCVGLAKLFEKAGEAGWKGYIPLYNWFVMIQLSGKPAWWFVLLLLPGINILVLIGVHLDFAKSYGKFGLGEQILSVLFPFVYLPKWGFDEHTKYLGKSTSPDFKTKYQKTLKKSSGREWTEAIIFAVVAATLIRTFFIEAYTIPTPSMERSLLVGDFLFVSKVNYGPRTPMTPIAFPFAHHTMPLIGTKAYWDGIELPYYRLPGLSEVKKGDVVVFNWPMEADSPLLRPVDKRENYIKRCQGAPGDTLSIVDAQVYVNGKAAPNPPGEQIDYALQTDGTEINPTVLEDLNINYYEGQNPTMTQESATKLKSFSNIKVVKPLIQQKGMADPQAFPGDINHKWNADNFGPLIIPKKGWTVKLDSLSIPLYKRAIEVYEHNTVKLDGKNGIIINGVKADSYTFKMNYYWMMGDNRHDSLDSRFWGFVPEDHIVGKALFIWMSWDDNGSFLNKIRWSRIFRGIH, translated from the coding sequence GTGAACGTTGTTGAAATTGTAATTTTTGTTGCCTTATATTACATACTGCCTTGTGTTGGCTTAGCCAAACTATTTGAAAAAGCCGGCGAAGCCGGTTGGAAGGGCTACATACCGCTGTACAACTGGTTTGTAATGATACAGCTAAGCGGCAAACCCGCCTGGTGGTTTGTATTATTACTGCTGCCCGGCATTAACATCCTGGTGCTGATTGGCGTACACCTTGATTTTGCAAAATCGTACGGCAAGTTTGGCTTAGGTGAGCAGATACTAAGCGTGTTGTTTCCATTTGTGTATTTACCTAAATGGGGCTTTGATGAGCATACCAAATACTTAGGCAAATCAACCTCGCCCGATTTTAAAACGAAGTATCAAAAAACGCTGAAGAAATCGTCAGGCCGCGAATGGACCGAAGCTATCATTTTCGCAGTGGTTGCCGCTACCCTTATCCGTACCTTCTTTATCGAAGCATACACCATCCCAACGCCATCAATGGAGCGGTCGTTACTGGTTGGCGACTTCTTGTTTGTAAGTAAGGTAAACTATGGCCCGCGTACACCGATGACACCTATCGCATTCCCCTTCGCGCACCATACCATGCCGCTTATCGGTACAAAAGCTTATTGGGATGGCATCGAACTGCCATACTATCGTTTACCTGGCTTAAGCGAGGTAAAAAAAGGCGACGTGGTAGTATTCAACTGGCCAATGGAAGCCGATTCGCCACTGTTGCGCCCGGTTGATAAGCGCGAAAACTATATTAAACGCTGCCAGGGAGCCCCTGGTGATACTTTATCAATTGTTGACGCCCAGGTTTACGTAAACGGTAAAGCCGCGCCAAACCCTCCGGGCGAACAGATAGATTATGCCCTGCAAACCGATGGCACCGAGATAAACCCTACCGTACTGGAAGATCTTAACATTAACTATTACGAGGGCCAAAACCCTACCATGACCCAGGAATCGGCCACTAAGCTGAAAAGCTTTAGCAATATTAAGGTTGTTAAACCGCTGATCCAGCAAAAAGGCATGGCCGACCCGCAGGCTTTCCCTGGCGATATTAACCATAAATGGAATGCGGATAATTTCGGCCCGCTGATCATCCCCAAAAAGGGCTGGACCGTTAAGCTTGATAGCCTAAGCATTCCGCTATACAAACGCGCCATTGAGGTTTACGAGCATAATACCGTAAAACTTGACGGCAAGAATGGCATCATCATTAACGGTGTTAAGGCTGATAGCTATACCTTTAAAATGAACTATTACTGGATGATGGGCGATAACCGCCACGATTCGTTAGACTCGCGCTTCTGGGGCTTTGTTCCTGAAGATCACATCGTAGGTAAAGCCCTGTTCATCTGGATGAGCTGGGATGACAACGGTTCGTTCCTGAACAAGATCAGGTGGAGCAGGATATTCAGAGGGATACATTAA
- a CDS encoding IS1182 family transposase — MLIQQQQIQFSAYSGLYDLIVPKDNLLRKINDLIDFTFIYEELISKYCTTNGRTAESPVRMFKYLLLKTIYTVSDVDVVERSQYDMSFKYFLEMSPEEGVIDPSSLTKFRKLRLKDNDLLNLLINKTVTIAIEKGIIRSKSITVDATHSLSRSNPYSALEVLRERSKRLRKAVYAIDEDMKAGMPEKNTTDELEKELAYCSALEKYIEADPPLSQIPAVKEKLNLLKETVADTQEHYTLSKDKDAKTGHKSADSSFFGYKTHLAMTEERIITAAVVTSGEKGDGPELPKLLEISQQNGIDVKTIIGDSAYSGKENLEMTNEQDIKLVAKLNPSITQGFRKDENKFDYNKDADRFVCPAGHLAIRKARGGKKDIGENQVDTYYFDVEKCKVCPLRDGCYKPGAKTKTYSVSIKSGLHQQQMAFQETDEYKQSSKHRYKIEAKNSELKNAHGYDRAIAYGIENMQMQGALAIFTVNLKRIIKLMS; from the coding sequence ATGCTCATTCAGCAACAGCAGATCCAGTTCAGTGCATACTCAGGGTTATATGACCTGATCGTTCCGAAAGATAATCTTCTGCGGAAGATCAATGACCTGATAGATTTTACGTTTATCTACGAGGAATTGATCAGCAAATATTGCACAACCAATGGGCGGACAGCCGAAAGCCCTGTACGGATGTTCAAATATCTGCTGTTGAAAACGATCTATACGGTTTCAGATGTAGATGTGGTGGAACGTTCGCAGTATGACATGTCCTTCAAATATTTTCTGGAGATGTCTCCAGAGGAAGGGGTTATCGATCCGAGCTCATTGACCAAGTTCAGAAAGCTTCGGCTGAAGGATAACGATCTGTTAAACCTGCTCATCAATAAAACGGTAACCATCGCCATTGAAAAGGGGATCATCCGGTCAAAGTCCATTACAGTTGATGCTACACATTCCCTGTCAAGATCAAATCCGTATTCAGCCTTAGAAGTATTAAGGGAGCGCTCGAAACGGCTTCGCAAAGCGGTGTATGCCATAGATGAAGATATGAAGGCAGGGATGCCGGAAAAGAACACCACGGATGAACTGGAAAAAGAACTTGCCTATTGCAGTGCATTGGAAAAGTATATTGAAGCCGACCCGCCGTTAAGCCAGATACCTGCGGTAAAAGAAAAGCTGAACCTGTTGAAGGAGACGGTAGCAGACACGCAGGAGCACTATACGTTATCCAAAGACAAGGATGCTAAAACCGGCCATAAATCGGCTGATAGCTCCTTCTTTGGCTATAAGACCCATCTGGCGATGACCGAAGAACGCATCATTACCGCAGCGGTGGTCACCTCGGGTGAAAAAGGCGATGGCCCGGAACTCCCTAAGCTTTTGGAGATCAGTCAGCAGAATGGCATTGACGTAAAAACGATCATCGGGGATTCTGCTTATTCAGGGAAAGAGAACCTTGAAATGACAAATGAACAAGATATCAAACTGGTGGCTAAACTCAACCCGTCGATCACCCAGGGCTTCAGAAAAGATGAAAATAAGTTTGATTACAATAAAGATGCTGATCGGTTCGTCTGCCCGGCCGGGCATCTGGCTATCCGGAAGGCGCGCGGGGGTAAAAAGGATATCGGAGAGAATCAGGTTGATACTTATTACTTTGATGTTGAAAAGTGTAAGGTATGTCCATTGAGAGATGGTTGCTATAAGCCTGGGGCCAAAACCAAAACCTATTCCGTTAGCATTAAATCAGGTCTGCACCAACAGCAAATGGCATTTCAGGAAACTGACGAGTATAAACAAAGCAGCAAACACAGGTATAAGATCGAAGCCAAGAACAGCGAGTTGAAAAATGCTCATGGTTATGACCGGGCAATAGCCTACGGAATCGAAAATATGCAGATGCAGGGCGCCTTGGCTATCTTCACCGTCAATCTGAAAAGGATCATCAAATTGATGAGCTAA
- a CDS encoding Gfo/Idh/MocA family protein: protein MSKKIRWGILSTAKIGRTQVIPAIQQCQYAEVTGIASGDKSKARQTAADLGIPKVYNDYQELLSATDIDAVYIPLPNHLHVDYTLQALAAGKHVLCEKPIGLNAADAQRLIDGAAQYPHLKLMEAFMYRFHPQWEKAKEIINAGLLGEVKHVQSIFSYSNMDGNNIRNRVDTGGGALMDIGCYCVSFPRYVFNAEPVRVMGLVHLDPEFKTDSLTSGLLDFGNGHTATLTCSTQLEPYQRINIIGSKGRLEIELPCNAHNDKPNRMFLQRDRVIEEIEIPVANQYALQVDAFSKAILDDAPVPTPLSDALGNMRVIDALFESGEMGEWVRL from the coding sequence ATGAGTAAGAAAATCCGCTGGGGTATACTTAGTACCGCCAAAATTGGCCGCACGCAAGTAATCCCCGCTATACAGCAATGCCAATACGCCGAAGTAACCGGCATCGCATCGGGCGATAAAAGCAAAGCCCGGCAAACCGCCGCCGATTTGGGTATCCCTAAAGTTTATAATGATTACCAAGAACTGTTATCGGCCACCGATATCGATGCGGTATATATCCCGCTGCCCAATCACTTACATGTGGATTACACCCTGCAAGCCCTTGCCGCCGGTAAACACGTATTGTGCGAAAAACCGATCGGCTTGAATGCCGCCGACGCGCAACGACTGATTGACGGCGCTGCGCAGTACCCGCATTTAAAATTGATGGAGGCTTTTATGTACCGCTTTCACCCGCAATGGGAAAAGGCAAAGGAGATCATCAACGCTGGCCTGCTGGGCGAGGTGAAGCATGTGCAGTCTATCTTCTCGTACAGCAATATGGATGGGAATAACATCCGCAACCGGGTTGATACCGGTGGTGGCGCGCTGATGGATATCGGCTGTTATTGCGTATCGTTCCCGCGATATGTGTTTAACGCTGAACCGGTGCGGGTAATGGGCCTGGTACATCTCGATCCTGAATTTAAAACGGATAGCCTTACCTCCGGCCTGCTTGATTTTGGCAACGGCCATACCGCCACGCTTACCTGCTCTACCCAGTTGGAGCCTTATCAACGGATAAACATCATCGGCAGCAAAGGCCGGTTGGAAATTGAACTGCCCTGTAATGCCCACAACGATAAACCTAACCGGATGTTTTTACAGCGTGACAGGGTGATAGAAGAAATAGAAATACCTGTTGCTAATCAGTACGCCCTGCAGGTTGACGCTTTTTCTAAAGCTATTTTGGATGATGCGCCTGTGCCTACGCCTTTGAGTGATGCTTTGGGAAATATGCGGGTGATAGACGCGTTGTTTGAAAGTGGGGAGATGGGGGAGTGGGTTAGGTTATAG